Proteins encoded within one genomic window of bacterium:
- a CDS encoding septal ring lytic transglycosylase RlpA family protein translates to MAVGLAVLGTGCGLFRKAPKPLEPVPGASQIGVASWYGPGFHGRRTANGEVYDQYGLTAAHRTLPHGTWVEVTNLSNDRSVRVRINDRGPYVDDRVIDLSYTAAQRLDMVRSGIAPVRVEVVEGDLLPQAIPVAAAPPPAPPPPARPAPLAMVPVAAAPPVVDRGGSYRVHVGVYVDYERARREQRRLDGVAGPVRLVLVDAPDARFYQLRAGPFASRGAAERAARQLADLGAPALVVVSGR, encoded by the coding sequence GTGGCGGTTGGCCTCGCGGTGCTGGGCACCGGCTGCGGGCTGTTCCGCAAGGCGCCGAAGCCCCTGGAGCCGGTGCCGGGGGCGAGCCAGATCGGCGTCGCCTCGTGGTACGGCCCGGGCTTCCACGGCCGCCGCACCGCCAACGGCGAGGTCTACGACCAGTACGGGCTGACCGCGGCGCACCGGACGCTGCCGCACGGCACCTGGGTCGAGGTCACCAACCTCAGCAACGACCGGTCGGTGCGGGTGCGCATCAACGATCGCGGGCCGTACGTCGACGATCGCGTCATCGATCTCTCGTACACCGCCGCGCAGCGCCTCGACATGGTGCGCTCGGGCATCGCCCCGGTGCGGGTCGAGGTGGTCGAGGGCGATCTCCTGCCGCAGGCGATTCCGGTCGCCGCGGCGCCGCCGCCAGCGCCGCCGCCGCCGGCGCGCCCGGCGCCGCTGGCGATGGTGCCGGTCGCGGCGGCGCCGCCCGTGGTCGACCGCGGCGGCAGCTACCGCGTGCACGTCGGCGTCTACGTCGACTACGAGCGCGCCCGCCGCGAGCAACGGCGGCTCGACGGCGTGGCCGGCCCGGTGCGGCTGGTGCTGGTCGACGCGCCGGACGCGCGCTTCTACCAACTGCGGGCGGGTCCGTTCGCCAGCCGCGGCGCCGCCGAGCGCGCCGCGCGGCAGTTGGCGGATCTCGGCGCGCCGGCGCTGGTGGTGGTCAGTGGGCGCTGA
- a CDS encoding TldD/PmbA family protein, translated as MSLEEIADILLRGAARHGATAADVVVAEGDALTVGVRLGAVEKVQRARGKHLGLRAFAGERSAILSTADFSPAALAQLAADAVALARVTAPDPFSGLPDAAELATAPPTLDLFDPAVGEVTAEQATEWCLAAETAARDADPRITNSEGAEFDGGSHLVLYAASNGFSGSYRSSSCSLSCVPVATHDGGMERDHWYSVQRYLARLESPESIGRTAAARALRRLGARQVATCECPVVFDPDMAGSLLRHLAGAVSGGAIYRGLSFLAGKLGQTIAPASLSVYDDGLLADGLGSKPFDGEGLPTRRTPVIEDGVLTSYLCDTYAARKLSCRPTGNAARSVGDSPHVSPTNFFLPAGTATPEAIIGSVRQGLYVTELMGFGVNATTGDYSRGASGLWIENGQLTYPVSEITIAGNLLQMLRDIEVVGSDLVLRHSIAAPTLKIARMTVAGT; from the coding sequence CTGTCGCTGGAGGAGATCGCCGACATCCTGCTGCGCGGGGCGGCGCGGCACGGCGCCACGGCGGCCGACGTGGTGGTCGCCGAGGGCGACGCGCTCACCGTGGGCGTCCGCCTCGGCGCGGTCGAGAAGGTGCAGCGCGCCCGCGGCAAGCACCTCGGCCTGCGCGCCTTCGCCGGCGAGCGCAGCGCCATCCTGTCGACCGCCGACTTCTCGCCCGCCGCCCTCGCGCAGCTCGCGGCCGACGCCGTGGCGCTGGCGCGGGTCACCGCGCCGGACCCGTTCAGCGGCCTGCCCGACGCCGCCGAGCTGGCGACGGCGCCGCCGACGCTCGACCTCTTCGACCCGGCGGTCGGCGAGGTGACCGCCGAGCAGGCCACCGAATGGTGCCTCGCCGCCGAGACCGCGGCGCGCGACGCCGACCCGCGCATCACCAACTCCGAGGGCGCCGAATTCGACGGCGGCTCGCACCTGGTCCTCTACGCCGCCAGCAACGGCTTCTCCGGCAGCTATCGCAGCTCGAGCTGCTCGCTGAGCTGCGTGCCGGTGGCGACCCACGACGGCGGCATGGAGCGCGACCACTGGTACAGCGTGCAGCGCTACCTGGCGCGGCTCGAATCGCCGGAGTCGATCGGCCGCACCGCCGCGGCGCGCGCCCTGCGCCGGCTCGGCGCCCGACAGGTGGCGACCTGCGAGTGCCCGGTGGTCTTCGATCCCGACATGGCGGGGAGCCTGCTGCGCCACCTCGCCGGCGCGGTGTCGGGCGGCGCCATCTACCGCGGGCTGTCGTTCCTCGCCGGCAAGCTCGGCCAGACCATCGCGCCGGCGTCGCTGAGCGTCTACGACGACGGCCTGCTGGCCGACGGCCTGGGCTCGAAGCCATTCGACGGCGAGGGCCTGCCCACGCGCCGCACGCCGGTCATCGAGGATGGCGTGCTGACGAGCTACCTCTGCGACACCTACGCGGCGCGCAAGCTGTCGTGCCGGCCCACCGGCAACGCGGCGCGCTCGGTCGGCGACTCGCCGCACGTCAGCCCGACCAACTTCTTCCTGCCCGCCGGCACGGCGACGCCGGAGGCGATCATCGGCAGCGTCCGCCAGGGTCTCTACGTCACCGAGCTGATGGGCTTCGGCGTCAACGCCACCACCGGCGACTACTCGCGCGGCGCCTCGGGGCTGTGGATCGAGAATGGCCAGCTCACCTACCCGGTGAGCGAGATCACCATCGCCGGCAACCTGTTGCAGATGTTGCGCGACATCGAAGTCGTCGGCTCCGACCTGGTGCTGCGCCACAGCATCGCCGCGCCGACGCTCAAGATCGCGCGCATGACCGTGGCGGGTACCTGA
- a CDS encoding nucleotidyltransferase — MQVQAPVKSRDWENTFAVWARPPSEAEQQRCANAERAVREAIRASRKLQYREITVFTHGSFRNRVNSPRESDVDVGVLCVDTFNPYYPPGITGDQLGHQPATYGYATFKNEVEEALVDYFGRSSVHRGNKAFDIRANSQLVDADVAPFFEHRRYFEHEGKYYHESGVVLFPDNGWRIINWPEQHYENGVAKNLRTNRAYKGLVRILKSLRNEMDDAGIEVAKPMCGFLLECLAWNVADSRLDHERWEDIVQDALTSLWVDTLTDEPCKEWGEVSELKYLFRPIQPWTREQAHSFIETAWEYVGIRR; from the coding sequence ATGCAGGTTCAAGCCCCGGTTAAGTCGCGCGATTGGGAGAACACGTTTGCGGTGTGGGCGCGACCGCCGAGCGAGGCTGAACAACAGCGGTGCGCCAACGCAGAACGCGCAGTGCGGGAAGCCATCCGCGCAAGCCGGAAGCTCCAGTACCGTGAAATCACCGTCTTCACTCATGGGTCCTTTCGCAACCGGGTGAACAGCCCGCGCGAAAGCGATGTCGACGTAGGCGTGCTCTGCGTCGACACTTTCAATCCCTACTATCCGCCCGGCATCACCGGCGATCAGCTCGGACACCAGCCAGCGACGTACGGCTACGCAACGTTCAAGAACGAGGTCGAAGAGGCGTTGGTCGACTACTTCGGGCGCTCTTCAGTCCACCGGGGAAACAAGGCGTTCGACATCCGCGCGAACAGTCAGTTGGTTGACGCTGATGTCGCGCCGTTCTTCGAGCACCGGCGGTACTTCGAACACGAAGGCAAGTATTACCACGAGTCGGGCGTCGTCCTGTTTCCCGACAACGGGTGGCGGATCATCAACTGGCCTGAGCAGCACTACGAGAACGGCGTGGCGAAGAACCTGCGGACCAACCGGGCCTACAAAGGACTCGTCCGCATCCTCAAATCGCTCCGCAACGAAATGGATGACGCCGGCATTGAGGTCGCCAAGCCGATGTGCGGCTTCCTTCTTGAGTGTCTCGCGTGGAACGTCGCCGACTCCAGGCTTGATCACGAACGGTGGGAGGACATCGTTCAGGATGCGCTCACGTCGTTGTGGGTCGACACGTTGACCGATGAGCCGTGCAAGGAGTGGGGCGAGGTCAGTGAACTCAAGTACCTCTTCCGACCTATTCAGCCGTGGACACGCGAACAGGCACACAGCTTCATCGAAACCGCGTGGGAGTACGTCGGGATCCGCCGATAG
- a CDS encoding tyrosine-type recombinase/integrase, whose translation MYHIRRSMSLYFTILNNLRDGYAIVRRTFDDTFGTGTPKSGKTRRVDLSPQLVAALRAWLTERAVVALDPVRRRDAWVFPAPEDPSKPAPVDRYRRRVNEVARRVGIGRFNLKLLRHTYASHLLVYENAPPHYVQAQLGHHSPDFTQRVYGHLLARDRGRYADRLDDHEVNGWSSERDTGKTRT comes from the coding sequence GTGTATCACATCCGCCGCTCAATGTCACTATATTTTACGATACTCAATAACCTCCGAGACGGGTACGCGATCGTCCGCCGGACGTTCGACGACACGTTCGGAACCGGCACGCCGAAGTCGGGGAAGACGCGCCGAGTCGACCTCTCACCGCAGCTCGTCGCCGCGCTCCGCGCCTGGCTCACCGAGCGGGCGGTCGTCGCCCTCGACCCAGTCCGCCGGCGTGACGCGTGGGTGTTTCCGGCGCCGGAAGATCCGTCGAAACCGGCGCCGGTCGACCGCTACCGCCGCCGCGTGAACGAGGTCGCCCGCCGCGTCGGGATCGGCCGCTTCAACCTCAAACTCCTCCGCCACACGTACGCCTCGCACCTACTGGTGTACGAGAACGCGCCGCCCCACTACGTGCAGGCGCAGCTCGGCCACCACTCGCCGGACTTCACACAACGGGTGTACGGCCACCTGCTCGCCCGCGACCGCGGCCGGTACGCCGACCGGCTCGACGATCACGAGGTGAACGGATGGTCGAGCGAGCGCGATACGGGAAAGACCCGAACCTAG
- a CDS encoding HNH endonuclease — MSRIAGMPKPLRLRRNPSVATRPRTAIVVSARNADPISHDTRIFVWQRDGGRCRNCGSRRDLHFDHVVPRAWGGASVAANVELLCRDCNLRKGARLAPPPHDQIGSDAR, encoded by the coding sequence ATGTCACGGATCGCGGGAATGCCAAAGCCGCTTCGTCTACGTCGGAATCCCTCCGTCGCAACTCGACCGCGGACCGCGATCGTAGTCTCTGCCCGGAATGCTGATCCGATCTCGCACGATACCCGTATCTTCGTGTGGCAAAGGGACGGTGGGCGTTGTCGGAACTGCGGGTCGCGGCGTGATCTCCATTTCGATCACGTCGTGCCCCGCGCGTGGGGCGGTGCGAGCGTGGCTGCGAACGTCGAGCTGCTCTGCAGAGACTGCAATCTGCGGAAGGGAGCACGCCTCGCGCCCCCACCTCACGATCAGATTGGGTCGGATGCCCGCTAG
- a CDS encoding transposase, producing the protein MEYLPAYAPELNPVEYIWGYWKKHELPNFCPKDFSQLTTVARRALRRMQRRPTLVTAFWQQAELF; encoded by the coding sequence CTGGAGTACCTGCCCGCCTACGCGCCGGAGCTGAACCCCGTGGAATACATCTGGGGGTACTGGAAGAAGCATGAGCTGCCCAACTTCTGTCCGAAGGACTTCTCGCAGCTCACCACCGTGGCGCGCCGCGCCTTGCGCCGAATGCAGCGCCGCCCCACGCTGGTGACCGCCTTCTGGCAGCAAGCGGAGCTGTTCTAG
- a CDS encoding helix-turn-helix domain-containing protein has protein sequence MGNPAGVKRDFDELERRRLEAARLLKAGVKPAEVARRVGVHRQSVSRWVQQLATHGRAGLKRGARGAALTASQRRQLERALQRGRKRSDTLGCGPPGASRGADRAGVRGALPSRPRLALAPAAPELEHQRPTGRPGARRPVSAGWKNASTGPPLKKSPPRRHHRLHR, from the coding sequence ATGGGAAATCCGGCGGGGGTGAAGCGGGATTTTGATGAGTTGGAACGGCGGCGACTGGAGGCCGCGCGGTTACTGAAGGCCGGGGTGAAACCGGCCGAGGTGGCGCGGCGGGTGGGCGTCCATCGCCAGTCGGTGAGTCGCTGGGTGCAGCAGTTGGCGACCCACGGGCGGGCCGGGCTGAAGCGGGGCGCGCGGGGCGCCGCACTGACCGCCTCGCAACGCCGCCAGCTCGAACGCGCCCTGCAGCGCGGCCGGAAGCGCTCGGATACCCTGGGTTGTGGACCACCGGGCGCGTCGCGGGGAGCTGATCGAGCAGGAGTTCGCGGAGCGCTTCCATCCCGGCCACGTCTGGCGCTTGCTCCGGCAGCTCCGGAATTGGAGCACCAGCGGCCGACCGGGCGCCCTGGAGCGCGACGGCCCGTATCCGCTGGGTGGAAGAACGCGAGCACTGGCCCGCCCTTAAAAAAAAGCCCGCCGCGACGGCACCATCGTCTTCATCGATGA
- a CDS encoding transposase, with the protein MGRLQRASRKLLIAWDGLRQRSRLVKDFIARQRGAIHLEYLPAYAPELNPVEYIWGYWKKHELPNFCPKDFSQLTTVARRALRRMQRRPTLVTAFWQQAELF; encoded by the coding sequence TTGGGCCGTCTCCAACGGGCCTCCCGGAAGCTGCTCATCGCCTGGGATGGGCTGCGGCAACGCAGTCGACTGGTGAAGGACTTCATCGCTCGCCAGCGCGGCGCGATTCACCTGGAGTACCTGCCCGCCTACGCGCCGGAGCTGAACCCCGTGGAATACATCTGGGGGTACTGGAAGAAGCATGAGCTGCCCAACTTCTGTCCGAAGGACTTCTCGCAGCTCACCACCGTGGCGCGCCGCGCCTTGCGCCGAATGCAGCGCCGCCCCACGCTGGTGACCGCCTTCTGGCAGCAAGCGGAGCTGTTCTAG
- a CDS encoding trypsin-like peptidase domain-containing protein translates to MITAAHVVAECDRAKVVIINSALQPTGVTAIVSDARLDLALLTTSKPFTGPTLPISTQSEFQFGMPVSAWGYPAGYRGERPLLAVGFISGAAQVKTDGGVAPRFFINAAFNPGNSGGPLLNLDDGSVIGVVSSKLDPYPNEIVAALNFLRTNSAGFSVGVQLPDGTTREIHQGQLLGEILEFMRDQTQTVVGHTTTTQDLRTFLTANGIEP, encoded by the coding sequence GTGATTACCGCCGCCCACGTCGTGGCGGAATGCGATCGAGCGAAGGTCGTGATCATAAACAGTGCGCTGCAACCAACGGGGGTCACGGCGATCGTATCGGACGCTCGGCTTGATCTCGCGCTTCTCACGACGTCGAAGCCGTTCACGGGGCCGACACTACCGATAAGCACGCAGAGCGAGTTTCAGTTCGGGATGCCTGTGTCCGCATGGGGCTATCCGGCCGGCTACAGAGGTGAGCGCCCGCTTCTCGCAGTCGGGTTCATCTCCGGCGCCGCGCAGGTCAAGACAGACGGCGGCGTCGCGCCCCGCTTCTTCATCAACGCGGCGTTCAACCCCGGGAACTCTGGCGGCCCGTTGTTGAACCTCGATGACGGATCGGTGATCGGCGTCGTGTCGAGCAAACTCGACCCGTACCCCAATGAGATTGTCGCCGCCCTCAACTTCTTACGCACCAACAGCGCCGGGTTCTCGGTCGGGGTGCAGTTGCCGGACGGGACAACGAGAGAGATCCATCAGGGCCAATTGCTCGGCGAGATACTAGAGTTCATGCGCGACCAGACGCAGACGGTCGTCGGACACACTACGACAACGCAGGACCTCCGCACCTTCCTCACGGCGAACGGAATCGAGCCGTAG
- a CDS encoding (deoxy)nucleoside triphosphate pyrophosphohydrolase, with the protein MSTPSDPIHVSAGILVRNGQVLACQRRADQSHAGKWEFPGGKREAGETMAQCLRRELREELGIDVEVGAELWRHEHAYAGGPPVALVFFRIDRFAGEPRNLVFADLRWVELADLAGLDFLDADRELIALLPGLLRASH; encoded by the coding sequence ATGTCGACGCCGTCCGACCCCATCCACGTAAGCGCCGGGATTCTCGTGCGAAATGGGCAAGTGCTCGCGTGTCAGCGGCGCGCCGATCAATCCCACGCCGGCAAGTGGGAGTTCCCCGGTGGCAAGCGCGAGGCGGGCGAGACCATGGCGCAGTGCCTGCGGCGTGAGCTGCGCGAGGAGCTGGGGATCGACGTCGAGGTCGGCGCCGAGCTGTGGCGGCACGAGCACGCCTATGCGGGCGGCCCGCCGGTGGCGCTGGTGTTCTTCCGCATCGACCGCTTCGCCGGCGAGCCGCGCAACCTGGTGTTCGCCGACCTGCGCTGGGTCGAGCTGGCCGATCTGGCGGGGCTCGACTTCCTCGACGCCGACCGCGAGCTGATCGCCCTTCTGCCGGGTCTCCTGCGCGCCAGCCACTGA
- a CDS encoding CPBP family intramembrane metalloprotease, whose translation MGADAPPRLGSVGEAVAAMLVTLPLAIWLRFPTLWFLVPFAIITLTRRPYEAYGLTWENLGSPRFHLTTAAVIFGGYALLHYAFARWVLGLHFEATLPPDPLQAAFAQLVVVGLSEEFFFRGYLQTQMNAAYGRPRRFLGAPWGRGLIYAALLFGLCHIVTGDLTRMRVAFFGLFAGWLRERTGSIAVPAAYHGFANLLYDFMARSMVG comes from the coding sequence GTGGGCGCTGACGCCCCGCCGCGCCTCGGTTCGGTCGGCGAAGCGGTGGCGGCGATGCTCGTCACCCTGCCACTCGCCATCTGGCTCCGCTTTCCGACCCTGTGGTTCCTGGTCCCGTTCGCCATCATCACGCTCACCCGGCGTCCCTACGAGGCCTATGGCCTCACCTGGGAGAACCTCGGGTCGCCGCGCTTCCACCTGACCACGGCGGCGGTGATCTTCGGCGGCTACGCGCTGCTCCACTACGCCTTCGCGCGCTGGGTGCTCGGCCTGCACTTCGAGGCGACGCTGCCGCCCGATCCGCTGCAGGCGGCGTTCGCGCAGTTGGTGGTCGTCGGCCTGTCGGAGGAGTTCTTCTTCCGCGGCTACCTGCAGACCCAGATGAACGCCGCCTACGGCCGCCCGCGCCGCTTCCTCGGCGCGCCCTGGGGCCGCGGGCTGATCTATGCCGCCCTGCTCTTCGGCCTCTGCCACATCGTCACCGGCGACCTGACCCGCATGCGCGTCGCCTTCTTCGGTCTGTTCGCCGGCTGGCTGCGCGAGCGCACCGGCAGCATCGCCGTCCCCGCCGCCTATCACGGCTTCGCCAACCTGCTGTACGACTTCATGGCCCGCAGCATGGTCGGCTGA
- the tldD gene encoding metalloprotease TldD, whose translation MSTALEPRRFFLDRFALNEQAIEDTIGTAIARQADFADLYFEFRTSEAFVLEEGIVKKAAKNVSQGAGVRVVAGDKTGCAHTDDVSVDTLRLASQTAQAIADGSGQRAPVAVRPARPAHDLYPLAQTPLDAALDEKIALLNQIDIAARRLDPRIRNVMASLGVEQKIILIVNSNGVVVGDVQPLVRLSVTCIAEEHGKREHGTAGGGGRVELAFLTEGERWQRWVRIAAEQALRNLTAVDAPAGAMTVVLGPGWPGVLLHEAVGHGLEGDFNRKGTSAFSGRVGELVASPLCTVVDDGTLANRRGSLNCDDEGTPTGRTVLIEKGILRGYLQDRLNARLMGAPLTGNGRRESYAHMTMPRMTNTFMLAGESTPEEIIRSVPKGLYAVSFGGGQVDITSGKFVFSATEAYLIEDGQVTRPVKGATLIGNGPEALTRVSMVGNDLALDEGIGTCGKDGQSVPVGVGMPTIKIDSMTVGGTQA comes from the coding sequence ATGTCGACCGCGCTCGAGCCACGTCGCTTCTTCCTCGATCGGTTCGCGCTCAACGAGCAGGCGATCGAGGACACCATCGGCACGGCCATCGCCCGCCAGGCCGACTTCGCCGACCTCTACTTCGAGTTCCGCACCTCCGAGGCCTTCGTGCTCGAGGAGGGCATCGTCAAGAAGGCCGCCAAGAACGTCTCCCAGGGCGCGGGCGTCCGCGTCGTCGCCGGCGACAAGACCGGCTGCGCGCACACCGACGACGTCAGCGTCGACACCCTGCGCCTCGCCTCGCAGACGGCACAGGCGATCGCCGACGGCAGCGGCCAGCGCGCGCCCGTGGCGGTGCGCCCGGCGCGTCCGGCGCACGACCTCTACCCGCTGGCGCAGACGCCGCTCGATGCCGCGCTGGACGAGAAGATCGCGCTGCTGAATCAGATCGACATCGCCGCCCGGCGGCTGGACCCGCGCATCCGCAACGTGATGGCGAGCCTCGGCGTCGAGCAGAAGATCATCCTGATCGTCAATTCGAACGGCGTCGTGGTCGGCGACGTGCAGCCGCTGGTGCGGCTCAGCGTCACCTGCATCGCCGAGGAGCATGGCAAGCGCGAGCACGGCACCGCGGGCGGCGGCGGCCGGGTCGAGCTCGCCTTCCTGACCGAGGGCGAGCGCTGGCAGCGCTGGGTGCGGATCGCCGCCGAGCAGGCGCTGCGCAACCTGACGGCGGTCGACGCGCCGGCCGGCGCGATGACCGTGGTCCTCGGCCCCGGCTGGCCGGGCGTGCTGCTCCACGAGGCGGTGGGGCACGGCCTCGAGGGCGACTTCAACCGCAAGGGCACGTCGGCGTTCAGCGGCCGCGTCGGCGAGCTGGTCGCGTCGCCGCTCTGCACCGTGGTCGACGACGGCACCCTCGCCAACCGCCGCGGCTCGCTCAACTGCGACGACGAGGGAACGCCGACCGGGCGCACGGTGCTGATCGAGAAGGGCATCCTGCGCGGCTACCTGCAGGACCGCCTGAACGCGCGCCTCATGGGCGCGCCGCTCACCGGCAACGGCCGGCGCGAGAGCTACGCCCACATGACCATGCCGCGCATGACCAACACCTTCATGCTGGCCGGCGAGTCGACGCCGGAGGAGATCATCCGCTCGGTGCCGAAGGGCCTGTACGCGGTCTCGTTCGGCGGCGGCCAGGTGGACATCACCAGCGGCAAGTTCGTCTTCTCCGCCACCGAGGCCTACCTGATCGAGGACGGCCAGGTCACCCGACCCGTGAAGGGCGCGACCCTGATCGGCAACGGGCCGGAGGCGCTGACCCGGGTGTCCATGGTCGGCAACGACCTGGCGCTCGACGAGGGCATCGGCACGTGCGGCAAGGACGGCCAGTCGGTGCCGGTCGGGGTCGGCATGCCGACGATCAAGATCGACTCCATGACGGTCGGCGGGACGCAGGCGTGA
- a CDS encoding transposase, whose amino-acid sequence MGIYLSGTNTRRRCAGRWRRAARRAAGQDAISRLVGRLREDFTTWSQRDLAAEQIRYLFLDGWYPRVRIGKKRVRVPVLW is encoded by the coding sequence TTGGGGATCTACCTGAGCGGCACCAACACGCGGCGGCGCTGCGCGGGGCGCTGGCGCCGTGCTGCGCGGCGCGCCGCTGGGCAGGACGCGATCTCGCGCCTGGTCGGGCGGTTGCGCGAAGACTTCACCACGTGGAGCCAGCGGGACCTGGCGGCCGAGCAGATCCGCTACCTGTTTCTCGACGGCTGGTATCCGCGGGTCCGCATCGGCAAGAAGCGGGTACGGGTCCCGGTGCTGTGGTGA
- a CDS encoding helix-turn-helix domain-containing protein has protein sequence MQQLATHGRAGLKKAGRAGRPPRLTASQRRQLERALQRGPEALGYPTGLWTTGRVAELIEQEFAGPIRPRLALAPAARVELPAADRRALGTTKPVSAGGNASTGPPLKARRERHRLHR, from the coding sequence GTGCAGCAGTTGGCGACCCACGGGCGGGCCGGGCTGAAGAAGGCGGGGCGCGCGGGGCGCCCACCGCGCCTGACCGCCTCGCAACGCCGCCAGCTCGAACGCGCCCTGCAGCGCGGCCCGGAAGCGCTCGGATACCCCACCGGGTTGTGGACCACCGGGCGCGTCGCGGAGCTGATCGAGCAGGAGTTCGCGGGCCCCATCCGGCCACGTCTGGCGCTTGCTCCGGCAGCTCGGGTGGAGCTGCCAGCGGCCGACCGGCGCGCCCTGGGTACGACGAAGCCCGTATCCGCTGGTGGAAACGCGAGCACTGGCCCGCCCTTAAAAGCCCGCCGCGAGCGCCATCGTCTTCATCGATGA
- a CDS encoding transposase has translation MVFIDESGLSERPHRCRTWAPRGQTPVLQYHFHWKTLSAIAGVTWWQFYFRLYPGTIKSPEIVDFLGRLQRALPGKLLIIWDGLRQHRSRLVKDFIARQGSVG, from the coding sequence ATCGTCTTCATCGATGAAAGCGGACTCAGTGAGCGCCCGCACCGCTGTCGGACATGGGCGCCGCGGGGGCAGACCCCGGTCCTCCAGTATCACTTCCACTGGAAGACGCTCTCGGCGATCGCGGGCGTAACGTGGTGGCAGTTCTACTTCCGGCTGTACCCCGGCACGATCAAGAGTCCGGAGATCGTCGACTTCTTGGGCCGTCTCCAACGGGCCCTCCCCGGCAAGCTGCTCATCATCTGGGATGGGCTGCGGCAGCACCGCAGTCGACTGGTGAAGGACTTCATCGCTCGCCAGGGTAGTGTCGGCTGA
- a CDS encoding transposase — protein MEQLRGGGDRLFTFLRYPVAQWKALRTTNALERINEEFRRRTKTQASLPSEDAVLLLLFGLIRSGQITLRRMVGWQEMPAVTQRSNAA, from the coding sequence GTGGAGCAGCTTCGAGGAGGCGGGGATCGCCTCTTCACCTTCCTGCGCTATCCCGTGGCGCAGTGGAAGGCGCTGCGCACCACCAACGCGCTGGAGCGCATCAACGAGGAGTTCCGCCGCCGCACCAAGACCCAGGCGAGCCTGCCGAGCGAGGATGCCGTCCTGCTGCTGCTCTTCGGCCTGATCCGCAGCGGGCAGATCACCTTGCGGCGCATGGTCGGCTGGCAGGAGATGCCGGCGGTTACCCAACGGAGCAACGCGGCCTGA